DNA sequence from the Cohnella herbarum genome:
CCGATTTCGAATACGAGACCCAACGATTCGCTTAGTCGCGATTGAAGATCGGACAGGACAGCACCGGTTAGAGCGCCGCGAGTTTCCGCATCCAGTAATAGTCGTTGATCGACGAAACCACCTGATGCCCCCGCCGATTGTATGTCCATTCTGATCGCTAATATACTTCCGAACACGCTAACTCCGATCGTGCCGCCGATCGAACGAAAAAATTGGGATGAAGAAGTAGCGGTCCCACGATCCGCGATATCGACAGCACTTTGCGCGGCCGTACCGAGAGTCGGATAAACCGCGCCCATGCCAAGACCGGTGACGACCATATAGGCTATGGCTTCTATCTCGCTCGTATCCGCGTTCATCCGGCTTAGGAAATAAAAACCGACTCCCATTAAAAGCAAGCTTGGGACGAGTATCGCCCGGTATGACACCTTGGCAAGTAATCTCCCTCCTATCGTCGTCGTTACAACAACGGATAACAGGAGTGGCGTTAGAATAAATCCGGCGAGCGTCGGATTAACCCCGATAACGCCTTGAACGAATAACGGAATATACACGATAGCGCCGAACATCGCCGCGCTCATGAAGAATCCCGCAATATTTCCGTAAGCGATAACTCGGATCTTAAACAACCGAAGCGGAATAAACGGGTCCTTGGCTTTCGTTTCAATCCATGAGAAGAAGATCAATAACATAGAGCCTGCTCCGAGCAAGATGAGAATAATCGAGGAGTCCCATGAATAGTGGCTTCTCGATCCTTGATCGTTTCCGATCAAGATAAGAGCAAGCAGGATGGACACGATCGCTCCGGTAAACGATGCAGCCCCAAGCCAATCTATCGAACGGTTTTCTCCGTTTCTGCTCTCTCTAAGCGAGACATAGATGAAAAGGAATGCAGCTATTCCAAGGGGAAGATTAATTAGGAATATCCATCCCCAGCCCCAATGTTCCGCGATCGCTCCACCGAGGGTCGGTCCCAATAAACTGGAAACCGCGAATACTGTACCGAATAGCCCCATGAACTTTCCCCGTTTCTCGGGAGGATACACATCACCGATAATCGTGAAGGCGATCGGCATAAGCGCTCCCGCCCCGAGACCATGAATCGCCCGGTAAACGATAAACTGCTCCATGCTGCCCGCTACTCCGCACAAAACCGAGCCGATCAGGAATAACGTCAGCCCGATTAGATAAACCTTTTTCCTTCCGAATAAATCCGCAAGCTTGCCATAGATGGGCATGGCCGTTGTCGAGACAAGCATATAAATAGAGAATCCCCAACTGTACAAGGTCATGCCGTCTAATTGATTAACTATGGTCGGCATGGCGGACGATACGATCGTTTGATCCAATGAGGACATAATCAATCCCAAGATAAGACCGATCGTAATGAATAATGCCTTTCGACTCTCATTTAACATTTAATATTCTCCCATTAACAAATTCATGAGATGCGCATCTTCATTTTCTGCCCGCGGAAGCAGCAGTAAAAATATAACGAATAATTTGAATAAAAAATAGACTTATTCTTTCCGATCAGTTATTCTATAGCTAGAGAATGCCCCGAGCGAAATCAGTACACATAAGCCGCAAGCCATCGACCGAATAGGTCTAAGGCTTACGGCTTTTTATTCATAAAAAATTGAACAACCGGTCATGATTTTAGGAGCGGACAGTCTTCTTGCGCAGCCTAAAAGGCGATATTGGGAGAGCGAATCGGCCCTCCATTTGTTTTCCGTTCATATTCAGTTCATAATGGCGTCATATTATCATTTTTACATATTGTTAAGTTGCAATAAATCCATTAGGTACGGAGTTGATCAGATTGCTTAAGCTATTTAGGTACCTCAGACCTTACCGTTGGGCGGTTGCCGCGGTTATGGCGCTTATTCTCATGCAGTCTCTTAGCGAGCTGTACTTGCCGACATTGATGGCGGATATCATTAATGACGGCGTCGTGAAGGGAGATACTCCGTATATTTGGAAAATAGGCGGGTTCATGTTAGCCGTTACGGCCATAGGCACGCTGGTGTCGATCGCGGCGAGTTACCTCTCATCACGAGTCGCTTCCGGTTTCGGAAGGGACGTGCGCAGCAAAACGTTCAGGCACGTCGAGAACTTCTCCTTGCAGGAGTTCGACAAGATCGGGACGGCCTCCCTGATCACTCGCACGACCAACGATATTACGCAGGTGCAGACGGTTCTTATGATGATGATGCGCATGATGGTCGCTGCTCCGATGATGTGCATAGGCGGTTTGATCATGGCAATCTCAAAGGATGCTCATTTGTCGCTTGTTTTCGTCGGAGCTATTCCGATTCTTGCCTTGACGATATTTCTCATCGCGAGCAAAGGAATTCCGTATTTCAAAGTGATGCAGAAGAAGATCGACAAGTTGAATTTAGTGCTTCGCGAAGGTTTGACGGGAATCCGCGTCATACGTTCGTTCAATCGCTTCGAGCATGAAACGAAACGCTTCAAGGAAGCGAACGGAGATCTCACGCAAACCGCGATCAAAGTCAATCAAATCATGGCGTTCATGATGCCGATGATGATGCTGATCCTGAATTTCTCGTCAATCGCGATTATTTGGTTCGGCGGTATCCGAGTCAGCGAAGGAAATATGCAGGTGGGCGATTTGATGGCGTTCTTGCAATACGCGATGCAAATCATGTTCTCTCTTCTCATGGTATCGATGATGTTCGTTATGGTTCCGCGCGCATCTGCTTCTGCGGTCAGAATCAACGAAGTGCTGAATACAGAGCCAGTTATCTTGGAAAAAGGCAGAGGTCATAGCGGGAAATCCGGAGCTGGAGGAGAGCGTCGCTCGCAAGGTTTAGTGGAATTCGAGAACGTATCCTTCCGTTACCCGGGTGCCGAGTCGCCCGCGATCTCGGGAATATCCTTCCAAGCTAAACCGGGCGAAGTTACGGCGATCATCGGAGGAACCGGATCAGGGAAGTCCACGCTCATTAGCTTGATTCCGAGATTCTATGACATAGAAGAAGGAGCGATCCGCATAGACGGCGCGGACGTGCGCGACTTGTCGCTCGACGAGCTTCGTTCGGCGATCGGACTTGTTCCGCAGAAGGCGCTCCTGTTTACCGGCACGGTATCGGACAATATCCGCTACGGGAAAACCGACGCAACCGACGAGGAAGTCCGTCACGCCGCGGTTACCGCCCAAGCTGAAGATTTCATCGAAGGTATGGCGGAAGGTTATTCGGCGCAGATTTCGCAGGGCGGATCGAATTTGTCCGGCGGACAGAAACAGCGGTTATCGATCGCTCGGGCGCTCGTGAGGAAGCCTTCGATTTATTTGTTCGACGATAGCTTCTCCGCGCTCGATTTCAAGACCGATGCCAAGCTGAGGGCGGCGCTCAAAAGCGAAACTACCGAAGCGACCGTCATGATCGTTGCGCAGCGGGTGAGCACGGTGATGGACGCAAACCGGATCATCGTATTGGATGAGGGCCGGATCGTTGGAATCGGCAATCATCGGGAGCTAATGGAAAGCTGCAGCGTCTATCGCGAGATCGTATCGTCGCAGCTGTCCGAGGAGGAGATCGCATGAGTGAAAATCGCGGCAATCATAATATGCCAAGCAAAGGCCCTGCTCCGGGCGGCCCCGGCAGAGGACCGATGGGGCCAGGCATGGGCGGCGGTATGGGCGGCATGGGAATGCCTCCGCAGAAGGCGAAAAATTTCAAAGGAACTCTTCGCAGGCTGAGCGGATACTTGCGCCCTCAAAGGATGAAATTATTAGCGGTGCTGATTACAGCTATTCTTAGTACGGCGTTCGCGATCTATAGCCCTAAAGTGTTGGGAAACGCGACGACGAAGCTATTCGAAGGCATGATGGGCAAGCTGAACGGCGATCCGAACGCGCATTTCGATCTCCCGGGGATATGGCAGATCGTCGTCTTCTTGGCAGGGTTATACTTGGTCAGCTCTATTTTCAGCTATATCCAGCAATACCTTATGGCGGGCGTCGCGCAGAAGACGGTTTACGGTTTGCGTAACGAAGTCAACGATAAGCTCGGCAGGCTGCCGCTGAAATATTTCGATAGCAAGTCGCACGGTGAAATACTGAGCCGAGCCGTCAATGACGTCGATAACATCAGCAATACGCTGCAACAAAGCCTCACTCAGTTGATTACTTCGCTGATCACCATCATCGGCGTTATCGTCATGATGCTTACGATCAGTCCATGGTTAACCTTAATCTTACTGCTGACGTTACCTCTGTCGATGATCGTGATTAGAGGCGCGGCAAGCCGTTCTCAGAAACATTTCAAAACGCAGCAGATGGAATTGGGTCAGCTTAACGGACATGTCGAGGAGATGTATTCCGGACACAAGATCGTCAAAGCGTACGGGCAAGAAGACATTTCCGTCGCCAAGTTCGATCAGATCAACGAGCGGTTGTACGAATCGGGGTGGAGGGCGCAGTTCGTATCCGGGAACATTATGCCGCTTATGAGCATGGTCAGCAATATCGGCTACGTATTCATCAGCGTCGTCGGCGGGATCATGGTCGCCAAGGGTTCGATCTCGATCGGTAACATTCAAGCGTTCATTCAATACGCAAGGCAATTCTCGATGCCTCTCGTTCAGACGGCGAACATCGCGAACATCATCCAGTCGACGATCGCTTCGGCGGAGCGCGTGTTCGAACTGCTTGACGAAGAGGAAGAGATTCCGGAAGCAGCGGAAGGGAAAGACCTCAAGCTCGCTAATCCGCGCGGCGAAGTCGCGATGAAGGACGTCGCTTTCGGTTATCAATCCGATGCGATGCTGATCGAAAATATGGACATCGACGTGAAGAGCGGGCAAATGGTTGCGATCGTCGGACCGACCGGTGCGGGCAAAACGACGTTGGTTAACCTTCTGATGCGTTTCTATGAAGTTAACGAAGGCAGCATTACGATCGACGGAGCGGATATCACGCGGATGAAACGCGGACATCTGAGGAGTTTGTTCGGAATGGTGTTGCAGGACACGTGGCTATTCAACGGAACGATCCGCGACAATATCGCTTACGGACGCGAAGGGGTTAAAGAGGAAGAGATCATCGAGGCGGCGAAAGCCGCTCATGCGGATCATTTTATTCGTACTTTGCCTGAAGGTTATGATACAGTGTTAAATGAAGAAGCATCCAATTTGTCGCAAGGACAGAAACAATTGTTGACGATCGCCAGAGCAATCTTGGCGGATCCGGCCATTCTGATTCTCGACGAAGCGACAAGCAGCGTGGATACGCGTACGGAAGTGTACATTCAGAAAGCGATGCACGAGCTCATGCAAGGCAGAACGAGCTTCGTGATCGCGCATCGTCTGTCCACGATCCGGGATGCGGACTTGATCCTGGTCATGAATCAGGGCAGTATTATCGAGAAGGGCACGCACAACGAACTGCTCGCCCAAGGCGGATTTTACGCGGATCTGTACAACAGCCAGTTTACGGGCGGAAGCCTGAAACAACAGGTGGGGTAACTTAGGCGCGAGTACGAAGGGAAGATTAGGATGGTAAGCTTAGAAGAAATCATTCGCGGAAGACGCAGCATCGGGAAAGTAAAGAACGAGCCGGTACCGAAGGAATTGATCGAGAAAATGATCGAGGCAGCGGTCTGGGCTCCGAATCATTTTGCGACCGAGCCTTGGAAATTTGTCGTCATGACCGGAGAAGGCAGGAGAGTACTGGGTCAAGCTTATGCCGACATTGCCGCGGACACGATGCAGGAATTAAGCGAGGAAGAACGCGCGCTGCGTCTCGAGAAGGAAGTGGCGAAAGCCTACCGCTCCCCGGTCGTGATCGCCGCAGTATGCGTGCCATCGGACGCTCCGAGAGTAGATGCCAGGGAAGAACTCGCCGCCGCGCACGCGGCCGTGCAAAACTTGTTGCTCATGGCGCATGCTAGTGGACTCGGTGCGGTTTGGCGCACCGGAGATCCTGCCTACCATCCGAAGATGAAGGCGGCATTCGGGCTTGCCGGACGAGAACAAATCGTCGGACTTATTTATGTCGGTTATCCCGACATGCAACCCTCCGCAGGTAAACGGGTTCCGGGAACGGAAAAAACCGCTTGGTTGGAAGGGTAAGTGGATAAGAGAGAACAAGTGGGCAAGAGGATACCGTAAAGAAAGAGCCAATCCCGGCGAGTCGTCGAAGGGGTTGGCTCTTTGTTGTTAGTGATAATGGGAATGTGTGTGGCGATGGAGTTACTTGAAGCGAGATGTGCGGAAAAACCGTCTATCTAGTGTGAGAATGAGCGATGAGTCAGCGAGTTGGGCGGAAAAACCGTCTATCTAGTGTG
Encoded proteins:
- a CDS encoding nitroreductase family protein, giving the protein MVSLEEIIRGRRSIGKVKNEPVPKELIEKMIEAAVWAPNHFATEPWKFVVMTGEGRRVLGQAYADIAADTMQELSEEERALRLEKEVAKAYRSPVVIAAVCVPSDAPRVDAREELAAAHAAVQNLLLMAHASGLGAVWRTGDPAYHPKMKAAFGLAGREQIVGLIYVGYPDMQPSAGKRVPGTEKTAWLEG
- a CDS encoding MDR family MFS transporter, giving the protein MLNESRKALFITIGLILGLIMSSLDQTIVSSAMPTIVNQLDGMTLYSWGFSIYMLVSTTAMPIYGKLADLFGRKKVYLIGLTLFLIGSVLCGVAGSMEQFIVYRAIHGLGAGALMPIAFTIIGDVYPPEKRGKFMGLFGTVFAVSSLLGPTLGGAIAEHWGWGWIFLINLPLGIAAFLFIYVSLRESRNGENRSIDWLGAASFTGAIVSILLALILIGNDQGSRSHYSWDSSIILILLGAGSMLLIFFSWIETKAKDPFIPLRLFKIRVIAYGNIAGFFMSAAMFGAIVYIPLFVQGVIGVNPTLAGFILTPLLLSVVVTTTIGGRLLAKVSYRAILVPSLLLMGVGFYFLSRMNADTSEIEAIAYMVVTGLGMGAVYPTLGTAAQSAVDIADRGTATSSSQFFRSIGGTIGVSVFGSILAIRMDIQSAGASGGFVDQRLLLDAETRGALTGAVLSDLQSRLSESLGLVFEIGMILIVFACIACLMIGNARLVQRNRKEA
- a CDS encoding ABC transporter ATP-binding protein; protein product: MLKLFRYLRPYRWAVAAVMALILMQSLSELYLPTLMADIINDGVVKGDTPYIWKIGGFMLAVTAIGTLVSIAASYLSSRVASGFGRDVRSKTFRHVENFSLQEFDKIGTASLITRTTNDITQVQTVLMMMMRMMVAAPMMCIGGLIMAISKDAHLSLVFVGAIPILALTIFLIASKGIPYFKVMQKKIDKLNLVLREGLTGIRVIRSFNRFEHETKRFKEANGDLTQTAIKVNQIMAFMMPMMMLILNFSSIAIIWFGGIRVSEGNMQVGDLMAFLQYAMQIMFSLLMVSMMFVMVPRASASAVRINEVLNTEPVILEKGRGHSGKSGAGGERRSQGLVEFENVSFRYPGAESPAISGISFQAKPGEVTAIIGGTGSGKSTLISLIPRFYDIEEGAIRIDGADVRDLSLDELRSAIGLVPQKALLFTGTVSDNIRYGKTDATDEEVRHAAVTAQAEDFIEGMAEGYSAQISQGGSNLSGGQKQRLSIARALVRKPSIYLFDDSFSALDFKTDAKLRAALKSETTEATVMIVAQRVSTVMDANRIIVLDEGRIVGIGNHRELMESCSVYREIVSSQLSEEEIA
- a CDS encoding ABC transporter ATP-binding protein codes for the protein MSENRGNHNMPSKGPAPGGPGRGPMGPGMGGGMGGMGMPPQKAKNFKGTLRRLSGYLRPQRMKLLAVLITAILSTAFAIYSPKVLGNATTKLFEGMMGKLNGDPNAHFDLPGIWQIVVFLAGLYLVSSIFSYIQQYLMAGVAQKTVYGLRNEVNDKLGRLPLKYFDSKSHGEILSRAVNDVDNISNTLQQSLTQLITSLITIIGVIVMMLTISPWLTLILLLTLPLSMIVIRGAASRSQKHFKTQQMELGQLNGHVEEMYSGHKIVKAYGQEDISVAKFDQINERLYESGWRAQFVSGNIMPLMSMVSNIGYVFISVVGGIMVAKGSISIGNIQAFIQYARQFSMPLVQTANIANIIQSTIASAERVFELLDEEEEIPEAAEGKDLKLANPRGEVAMKDVAFGYQSDAMLIENMDIDVKSGQMVAIVGPTGAGKTTLVNLLMRFYEVNEGSITIDGADITRMKRGHLRSLFGMVLQDTWLFNGTIRDNIAYGREGVKEEEIIEAAKAAHADHFIRTLPEGYDTVLNEEASNLSQGQKQLLTIARAILADPAILILDEATSSVDTRTEVYIQKAMHELMQGRTSFVIAHRLSTIRDADLILVMNQGSIIEKGTHNELLAQGGFYADLYNSQFTGGSLKQQVG